CCCAACGTCGAGCGGGACACTGCGGCGACCGCTTTTATGGCATCGGCTCTTCTAAAATTGAGCTCGATTGCGCCGACTGACAGTAAGCGGCGGCAATACCGTAGCGCCGGAGAACGCACCGCTTTGGCGCTGGTCGAACGATATCTCACTCCGGTTCATAAGAACGATAGCCGTCCAGCCGGCATGCTGGTGGAAGGATGCTTCAACAAGCGCGGGGATTCGAGAGCCGAGGACTACGTCAGTAATGCCGAATTGATCTTTGGTAGCTACTACTTGTTCGAGGCGCTTCATTTGCTAACCGGCAGGTTGCGGCCTGAAGAAATCTAAAATGGCACTCGCTGCTGGCGAAGGCCAGCGGCGAGCGCTCTCTGTGTCACTCTCGCGTTACCCCGGCCGAAATCCTTAAAGCGGCTTGGAACGGACCTAGGGGCGCATTTGACGGCTGGAGAGATCAAGGGTTTCTTGTTCAGCCGCTGTTCCACTGAGACCATTGCCTTTCCAGAGGGGAGCCGCCGATCGGCCGGACCTCTCTGGAGTGCCCTAACAAGACTGTTATCACTCGCCTACATAGATGCAGCCGCGCTTTTTAGCGATCTGATATACGACCACGCTGAGCAAAGCGACGAGCGACCCGTAGATTGGGAACATCCATGCCATGTCCTCGCGTTGCAACCATACCAGCAGGTAGGGCGTGGTACCGCCGAAAATTGTCACACCGATTGCGTAACCAAGGGCGACGCCTGTCGTTCTCACTGTGCGCGGCATCAAGGTTGTGGCTATGAAGTTGTAGAGAGCCATATTGCAGCCCACCATGGCCCCGCCAACCAGCATCACCATGGCGTAGGTCAGAAGGCTTTGGTGTGAATAGAGCAGCGTCAGGAAGAATGCTGGGATGAGCAGAAGGCGCATCAAGATGAACGCGCGCGAGGGCTTTATCTTGTCTGCAAACGCACCGATGGCAGGTGAAAAGACCATCCAGCAAAATCCCATGAGGGTCAGGATGCCGTACACCCACGTGCTGTTTTCCTTGAAAACACCATTGGCGATGTTGGGCAGGCCCACGTTGTACGTGTAGTTGGCGAGCTGCACCGAGCCGATCACCAAAATCACGGCCAGAAGCGACAGTCGCACATTCCAGAGCGCCTTCCAAACGCCGCCGGTGGTTTTCTGAACGCGCGACATCTCGTCATGATGCATAGCGCGGGCGATCAATGTTTCCGGGATTGCTTGGCGCAGGAAGAAGATGAGGACGCCAAGCAGGCCTCCGACCGCAAACGGCACTCGCCAAGCCCACTCGCGCATGACCTCGGGGGCGACGGCCGCGCTCACCAGAAAAGCGACGAGGCTTGCTCCGATCGAACCCAACATGATGAATGTACCGTTGATCAAGCCGAGATACCGCCCCTCCTCACCTGGTGGTGCCAACTCGATGGCGATTGCATTGGCGACGCCCGCCTCTGCGCCAGTGGCAAGCCCTTGCATCAGTCGAAGAATGACCAGCGCTGCAGTGGCAAGGGTCCCGATGTCCTTATGAGCCGGCAAGATCGCAATCAGGAACGAAGATAGCGCCATGACCGTAACAGCGATCATCATGACGCGTTTATGGCTGATGCGATCTGCGATAGGACCAAGCAAAGCCGCTCCCAGAGGCCGCGCAATGAATCCGGCTCCAAATACGGCAAATGCTCCCAGCAGCGAAACGACCGGGTCATTTGAAGGGAAGAAGTGGGGAGATAGAAAAGCCGCCATGAAGCCGTAGACTTGCCAGTCATACCACTCCAGCGCGACGCCTCCGCCCAGACCAATAGTCATTGATCTCGTTGCAACTTGCTTCTCGGGCTGAATGAAATCGATAGAAGGTTGGGCCATTGTTTGCATGGGTCTGCTTCCGCTCATTGGGTAAGACTGCTTAAGCCTTGCGCGGCAAGCGCGAATGCGCGCCGGCCTGTCGCTTGTTGGCCTGCTCAAGGCGCTGAGATTTCTGGCGGCACGCCCGTAAATGGACGCTGGCGCGATCGAAGGCAGCTGATCGGGCTTCCTTCATTCCAATCGTCTGTGTAACAGCCCGCGGGCGGGCTTATGTCCCAACTCCATGGTCCCTCCTGTAGCAATGCGCCCTTCTGCGGGACGCTTAAGTTTTTCGATTCAAGGCAGGCGGACAAACTCCTCCGCGCTGAGACGTCCGCTCGGCTTGGCGAGGCGAACGTTTCCTACTTTTCCGCGCAAACGATGCGAGCTGATCGAGTATCTGCTTACGTAAGCCGAACTGACCTGGAAAAGGTGAATGATGAGATCGTCTCGGGGCCGCCGCTTGGATCACAAGGACTTGCGCGGAAAGACAAAGGGGCTCGCGCGAGCGCGAGAGGGATGGTTGTAAAGGGCGCGGGCTGGCGAGAAGCTTGGCATGGACTGCAATATCGCCAGCCCAGCCGCTCCTCCCATGAAACCAGTAAATCGCCTCCACCGCTTCGTCTCCCATGACGGCCGGCATCTCTGTGCACTAGCCCAATATCGAGCGAGACCATCACAATGACGGGCCAATGTCAAGCAATAGACTATCTCAAATACAATTAGGATATATCAATCTGGTAGCCATCATTCTAGCTGAAGGATTGATACATCTATACGACTGAAATCGCTCATGAAATATTGGCACCCCCGATTAGCCAAGCACATTGACCTATCTCAATTTGAATGTCAGTCTGGCTTTGCCGCAATCAGCGCGGCTGGCTCTCACCTGGAATGGATCTCGTGCGCCTCATCCAATTTGTATCTCTGAACGGTTCTCGTCATGTCGCTGCGCTCCAGGCGGGCGACGGGGTCCCTGTGCTCGTGAACAATCGGACAAGTGTACGCGAATTAGCCTTGGAGGCAGCCCGCTCCCGGCTATCGCTTGCCGAATGCGTCCAAAGGTGCGGCTTCGGAGAGAAGGTCGATTACGATGCGATCATCCGCGAGAAGCGGCTGTTGCCGCCTCTCGACCACGCTGATCCTTCGCGTTGCATGATCGCGGTGACTGGACTTACGCACCTCGGTAGCGCCGAGTCGCGCGACGCCATGCACGCGAAATTGGCCGCAGGCGAACTTTCCGATTCAATGCGGATGTTCAAGCTTGGCCTGGACGGTGGAAAGCCTCCGCCGGGATCCATCGGGGTCCAGCCAGAGTGGGCCTATAAGGGTGATGGCTCCTGGGCAGTCGCACCTGAGCAACCCCTCACGTTGCCGTCCTATGCTGAAGACGGGGGCGAGGAGGCCGAAATTGTAGGGCTTTACGTCATTGGCGAGGGAGGCGACGTACTGCGTGTCGGCTTCTGCCTCGGCAACGAATACTCCGATCATGTGATGGAGCAGCGAAACTACCTCTACCTTGCTCATTCAAAGCTGCGCCAGTGCTCCTATGGTCCCGAACTCCTCGTGGGCGATCTTCCGGACGAGGTATCCGGAACGGTCCGCGTCTTGCGAGCTGGCGAAGCGATCTGGTCCGGAAGCTTTATCTCGGGCGAGAACAACATGTCTCATTCCATTGAGAATCTTGAGCACCATCACTTCAAATACCGCGCGTTTCGTCGGCCCGGCGACGTCCACGTCTATTTCTTCGGCGCGAGCGCCTTAAGCTTTTCGGCCGGCGTCAAGCTGCGCGGCGGTGACGCTTTCGAGATCGAATCTCCGGCTTTCGGGCGGCCATTGCGCAACTCGCTCATCGAGGAAAAGCAAACAGAGATCGTGAGGGTGCGGCCGCTATGAGCTTGATCTGGTGGACCAAAAATTGGGATAGCGAAAGCGCGGTATTCTGAGATAAGCAATCAAAATGCAGAAATGGCACCCTCACCTGCGGGCTGGCACCGCTCCCCTGTTCGTCCGGCTCGTCGAGGCCATCGAACACGACATCGCGGCAGGAACTCTTGCGGCAGGAACAAGGCTGCCTACCCAGCGTGATTTGGCAGAGGAGATCGGCCTCAGCGTCGGAACGGTCATCAAGGCCTATGCAGAAGGTCAACGGCGCGGCCTGCTTCTGGGGCACGTCGGCCGCGGGACGTTTGTCGCGTCACAGAGGCCGACCCCTGCGTCCGGTGGCAAGGTTGTCGATCTCAGCCTCAACATCCCAGGGCCGGCGTTACTGCCCAAGGTGCTAGCTGAGAGCCCATCTACGTTTCCAACGGCTGACATCTCCGACTACGTGGGATACCTCTCCCACTCTGGTGTTGCCGAACACCGGGCCCAGCTCGCCGGCCTATTTCGTCAATCGGGCTTCGAAGCCAATCCGGACAACCTCGTTATTACGAATGGAGCACAGCACGGGATAGCGCTGACCTTCAGCTCGATCTGCCAGCCTGGTGACAAAGTCTTCGTCGAGGCCGGCACTTATCACGGCATGAAGTCCTATGCTCATTTCGCAAAGCTCGACCTTATCGGGCTGCCGATGGATGGCGAAGGATTGCTGCCGGGCGCTTTCGACAAAGCGGCGGCAAGCGGGGCAGCGCGGGTGCTTTTTGCTATTCCCACCATCCAGAGCCCAACCGCGAGAATCATGAGCGCGGCACGCCGGCGAGAGATCGTGCGGATCGCGCGTAAGCGGGACATCCTGATCATCGAAGATGACGCATACGGCTTCCTGGACGAGACCAGCGAGCCGCTCGCCTCATTGGCGCCGGAGCGGACCTTCTATGTCAATACGCTGTCGAAGTGCCTGGCGCCGGGTCTGCGCATCGGAATGCTCGTCGCGCCCGAGCCTTATCTTTCGCAGATTCATCAATCTATGCGCGCGACCTGCTGGATGGCCTCGCCGATTTCAACCTTCATCGTATCCGAATGGATCCGCACGGGAACAGCCGCGCGCGTGAAGCAGTCTCTGGTCCAGGAGGCGAAGAAGCGCGTGAAGCTTGCCTCCCAAATCCTCCGGCCGCATATACGTGCAGATCATCCGGCCAGCTTTCACATCTGGATGGACCTGCCAAGCGACATTGCTCAACAGGTGGCAGCCCGTTCATTGCAACGGGGCGTCATCACAACGCCGCCCTCGGCGCTCGTGGTTGATCCCTCCTTGATCTCGGGGCTGAGGATATCGATCGGCGTTCCCGAAAACATCGAAGATCTCGAATGGGCGCTCCGCCAGGTCGCAGCTTCGCTCGAAGTCGGCAACGAAGCCAGCATGTCAATCATCTGAACGTGCAGAACTGTTCAACTCGGGCGCTTTCAGGCGGCCGCCATCACGCTCATGGTGGACCTCCATCAAACGCATAGGCTGTCTTCACAGTCGCATAGAACTCTGCAGCGTAGCGCCCTTGCTCACGTGATCCATAGGACGAACCTTTGCGGCCGCCGAAGGGCACGTGATAGTCGACGCCCGCCGTCGGCAGGTTGACCATCACCATGCCAGCCTCCGCGTTGCGCTTGAAATGGCTGGCATAGTTCAGACTTGTGGTGCAGATTCCGGAAGATAGTCCGAATGGGGTGTCGTTGGCGATCTCAAGGGCCTCGTCATAATTTCGCGCCCGGATCAGTGCTGCCACGGGCCGAAAATTTCTTCGCGCGCGACCCGCATCCGATTGTCGACTTCTGCAAACAGCGCGGGCGACAAGTAGAAACCGGGCGCATCGCGTTTCAATAGCTCGCCCCCAGCGACGAGCTTGGCCCCCTCGTCCTGGCCGAGGCGGATGTACATCAAGTCTTGCTCCAGCTGCTTCTGATCAACCACCGGCCCAATCTGCGTTCCTGGCTTGCAGGCGTCATCCACGACCAGCGCATCCATCCTTTCCGTGATAGCTGCCAGGAAGGCGTCGTAAATGCCATCTGTCACGATGAGGCGAGATGAGGCCGTGCAGCGCTGGCCGGTCGAAAAGAAGGCGCTGTTGATCGCGCATTCGACGGCCACCTTTAGGTCGGCGTCGTCGAGCACCACCATTGGATTCTTGCCCCCCATCTCCAACTGCATCTTCTTCATGGGATCGGCAGAAATGCAGGTTTGGGCAATGCGCCGGCCGGTCGACAACGAGCCGGTGAAGGAGATCGCGGCCACCTTCGTACTGGCGAGCATTGTTTCGCCCACGACCGAGCCGCTCCCCATGACGAGGTTGAAGACGCCGGGGGGAACGCCGGCGCGCGCAATGATGTCGCAAAGGGCGTTTGCCGAGGCGGGGACCAGTTCTGCAGGCTTGAACACGACGGAGTTGCCATAGGCCAGTGCCGGGGCGATCTTCCAGGCCGGAATGGCCATAGGAAAATTCCATGGCGTGATCGCCGAGCGGCTCGCGGGACATCTCAACGTCTATGCCGGCTCGCACGGAGAGCAGCTTCTCGCCGCTCAGCCTCAGGCACTCACCCGCGAAGAAATGGAAGATCTGGCCGGCGCGAGCGACCTCGCCGATCCCCTCCGGCAAGGTCTTTCCTTCCTCACGTGAGAGCAGGCGTCCGAGTTCGTCCTTGCGGGCCAATATCTCGTCACCCACGGCTTTCAGAACGTCGTGGCGGCTCTGGATCGTCGAACGCGCCCAAGCCGGAAAGGCGCCATGGGCCGCATCGATCGCACGCTTCGCCTCTTCTACAGAGGCTTGGGCGTACTCGCCTACGATGTCGCGAGTATCAGACGGGTTGATGTTCGCGACTGCCTTGGCTGCCGCAATCCATTCACCGGCGATGTAGTTCTTCGTCATCAGGCCCCCCGTCACCAAGCCTTGCAGAACGTCTCAGGACGTCCAACTGCGTCGGCACCTGCTTTTCGGCGGCAGGGAGTGATCCCCTTTCCGGCAGGTGCTGGCCCAAACGCCTGTTCGGCGCCTCGATTCGGCAATCGCATTCAAAGCCGGTTTCGCAGCGCATTGCAATATATCAATTTTATAATGGGATATAGTAATCTTGACGGCGACGATCGCGCGGCATAGTATCGAGCGTTCCAATCTGAGGGAAAGGCCTGTCGTGAGCGATAAAGCAACTGCCTCCGTAGCGCGTGGCGCCCTTGACGGCTTGATCGTTCTGGAAGTCGGCATGGTGATGCAGGTGCCGCTTGCAGGACAGGTGTTGGGGGATTTTGGCGCGGACGTCATCAAGATCGAACGTCCCCAAGGTGACATCACGCGCGGGCTTGATTTTGAGGCCACCCGCGTCGGCGGGATGAGCGCGTATTACGCTGCGATGGGCAGAAACAAGCGGACACTCGCCTTGGATTTGAAGAACCCGGCCGCCTTTGAGATCTTGCTGACCCTGGTCGACCGCGCTGACGTGTTGATGCACAACTTCCGCCCCGGCGTGATGGAGCGGCTGGGCCTCGGCTATAAGGATCTTAGCACACGCAATCCCCGTCTCATCTATGCTGCGGGGTTTGGTTTCGGGGAAACAGGTCCGCTTGCAGATCGTCCGGGCCAGGACATGCTGGCGCAGGCATTTAGCGGGTTGGCACGGGGAGGACTGCAGGAGCACCAGCCTCCGCAGCTGACGAACTCTCCTATTGTCGACTATGGCGCGGCGATGTCGCTCGTCCAGGGCATTCTTGCCGCCGTCATCGAACGCCAGACCTCGGGCCGGGGACAACTGGTGTCGACGTCGCTGTTCGATGTTTCGCTCGCTATGCAGCTGTGCGAAATCGCCAGCGAGAGCATCTATGGTGTGAAAACCGACTGGACGCGTCAGGCGATGCTCGTCAGGACCGCGGACGGTTGGGTAGCCGTTGTAATGCTCTTTCGCGACAACCCGCTTGGCCTGCTTTGCCAGGCGCTCGATCTACCGGACATAAGCACGCGGCCTGAACTCGCTACACGCGAAAAGCAGATCGAAAATCTGACCGCCATTCAGGAATATTGTGCGCCGGCTTTGATGACCTTGAACACTTCGGAGGTACTCGATCGTCTGGCTTCCGTGGATCTGCTCTGCTCACCTGTGAATGAAATTCCAGAAGCGATCAGCCACCCTCAGGCAAGCCAAAACGGCATCATGTGGCAGGTTGAGGTACCCGGGCGAGGAGTCGTTTCGCTCGCCGGACTGCCAGTCCGGCTCTCACGCACACCTCCAGCCGTCCGGATTCACCCCGCGCCGATCGGTGCCGCTACCGAGGAGGTCCTGACTTCCTTTGGCTTCTCGGAGCAGGCGATTCAGGAGGCTCGAAGCAGAAAGGCTTTCGGATAGCCCGCCCAAACCACAATGTGGTGTCTGTTTTTCCTGGCCTTGCTCGCACGATAGCAACCATATCAACCTCGGGTCCTCGGCAGCTTGCCCGGATGAATGGCAGCGAATTGTGTGCAACGCAATGATCTCTCCGAAGCTCGCTGCAAGCCAGCTTACGCAAGGTGCATCCCGATCCAAGTCGAGAAGAAGTTCTGGTTCTTCTCCCATTCTCCAGGAAGAATTCTCTCGTGATCCAAAAATCCGAACTCGTGCTATCCACTTCCCCTCTCCCGCACGTCCGCCTGCTGAGCATGAACAGGCCGGCGAAGCGAAATGCCCTGAGCAATGAGCTTATCGCGGCACTTGCATCGGCCTGCCGAGACGCAATTTTGGATGAGGACGTCCGCTGCATCGTGCTTTGCGGCACCGACACGTTCTTTTGCGCGGGCGCGGATATCAAGGAGATGCAACAACGCGGCTTCGAGGCCATTAACAATCTCGCCCGACGC
The window above is part of the Bradyrhizobium guangdongense genome. Proteins encoded here:
- the araD1 gene encoding AraD1 family protein, with the protein product MRLIQFVSLNGSRHVAALQAGDGVPVLVNNRTSVRELALEAARSRLSLAECVQRCGFGEKVDYDAIIREKRLLPPLDHADPSRCMIAVTGLTHLGSAESRDAMHAKLAAGELSDSMRMFKLGLDGGKPPPGSIGVQPEWAYKGDGSWAVAPEQPLTLPSYAEDGGEEAEIVGLYVIGEGGDVLRVGFCLGNEYSDHVMEQRNYLYLAHSKLRQCSYGPELLVGDLPDEVSGTVRVLRAGEAIWSGSFISGENNMSHSIENLEHHHFKYRAFRRPGDVHVYFFGASALSFSAGVKLRGGDAFEIESPAFGRPLRNSLIEEKQTEIVRVRPL
- a CDS encoding CaiB/BaiF CoA transferase family protein yields the protein MTATIARHSIERSNLRERPVVSDKATASVARGALDGLIVLEVGMVMQVPLAGQVLGDFGADVIKIERPQGDITRGLDFEATRVGGMSAYYAAMGRNKRTLALDLKNPAAFEILLTLVDRADVLMHNFRPGVMERLGLGYKDLSTRNPRLIYAAGFGFGETGPLADRPGQDMLAQAFSGLARGGLQEHQPPQLTNSPIVDYGAAMSLVQGILAAVIERQTSGRGQLVSTSLFDVSLAMQLCEIASESIYGVKTDWTRQAMLVRTADGWVAVVMLFRDNPLGLLCQALDLPDISTRPELATREKQIENLTAIQEYCAPALMTLNTSEVLDRLASVDLLCSPVNEIPEAISHPQASQNGIMWQVEVPGRGVVSLAGLPVRLSRTPPAVRIHPAPIGAATEEVLTSFGFSEQAIQEARSRKAFG
- a CDS encoding PLP-dependent aminotransferase family protein, which encodes MQKWHPHLRAGTAPLFVRLVEAIEHDIAAGTLAAGTRLPTQRDLAEEIGLSVGTVIKAYAEGQRRGLLLGHVGRGTFVASQRPTPASGGKVVDLSLNIPGPALLPKVLAESPSTFPTADISDYVGYLSHSGVAEHRAQLAGLFRQSGFEANPDNLVITNGAQHGIALTFSSICQPGDKVFVEAGTYHGMKSYAHFAKLDLIGLPMDGEGLLPGAFDKAAASGAARVLFAIPTIQSPTARIMSAARRREIVRIARKRDILIIEDDAYGFLDETSEPLASLAPERTFYVNTLSKCLAPGLRIGMLVAPEPYLSQIHQSMRATCWMASPISTFIVSEWIRTGTAARVKQSLVQEAKKRVKLASQILRPHIRADHPASFHIWMDLPSDIAQQVAARSLQRGVITTPPSALVVDPSLISGLRISIGVPENIEDLEWALRQVAASLEVGNEASMSII
- a CDS encoding MFS transporter, which codes for MQTMAQPSIDFIQPEKQVATRSMTIGLGGGVALEWYDWQVYGFMAAFLSPHFFPSNDPVVSLLGAFAVFGAGFIARPLGAALLGPIADRISHKRVMMIAVTVMALSSFLIAILPAHKDIGTLATAALVILRLMQGLATGAEAGVANAIAIELAPPGEEGRYLGLINGTFIMLGSIGASLVAFLVSAAVAPEVMREWAWRVPFAVGGLLGVLIFFLRQAIPETLIARAMHHDEMSRVQKTTGGVWKALWNVRLSLLAVILVIGSVQLANYTYNVGLPNIANGVFKENSTWVYGILTLMGFCWMVFSPAIGAFADKIKPSRAFILMRLLLIPAFFLTLLYSHQSLLTYAMVMLVGGAMVGCNMALYNFIATTLMPRTVRTTGVALGYAIGVTIFGGTTPYLLVWLQREDMAWMFPIYGSLVALLSVVVYQIAKKRGCIYVGE